The Xanthomonas sontii genome contains a region encoding:
- the flgH gene encoding flagellar basal body L-ring protein FlgH, which produces MSRLSSLSFSAALLLPVLLGGCAGLGVAAGDVRPYAPMAPIVPVMAPQAQPTAGAIYAAGPGLQLYSDRRARDVGDLLTITLVESTNASSTANTSISKKDAVTMATPTLLGAPLTVNGTNILNNSTSGDRSFAGKGNTAQSNTMQGSITVTVMQRLPNGNLVIQGQKNLRLNQGDELVQVQGVVRAADIAPDNTIPSSKVAEARIAYGGRGAVAQSNAMGWLSRFFNSRISPY; this is translated from the coding sequence ATGTCGCGCCTGTCCTCTCTCTCCTTCTCCGCCGCGCTGCTGCTGCCGGTCCTGCTCGGCGGTTGCGCCGGTCTGGGCGTGGCCGCCGGCGACGTGCGTCCGTACGCGCCGATGGCGCCGATCGTGCCGGTGATGGCGCCGCAGGCGCAGCCGACCGCGGGTGCGATCTACGCCGCCGGCCCCGGCCTGCAGCTGTACTCCGATCGTCGCGCCCGCGACGTCGGCGACCTGCTGACCATCACCCTGGTCGAAAGCACCAACGCCAGCAGCACCGCCAACACCAGCATCAGCAAAAAGGATGCGGTGACCATGGCCACGCCGACGCTGCTGGGCGCGCCGCTCACCGTCAACGGCACCAACATCCTCAACAACTCCACCAGCGGCGACCGCAGCTTCGCCGGCAAGGGCAACACCGCGCAGAGCAACACCATGCAGGGCAGCATCACCGTGACCGTGATGCAGCGCCTGCCCAACGGCAACCTGGTGATCCAGGGCCAGAAGAACCTGCGCCTGAACCAGGGCGACGAACTGGTGCAGGTGCAGGGCGTGGTCCGCGCCGCCGACATCGCCCCGGACAACACCATTCCCTCCAGCAAGGTGGCCGAAGCGCGCATCGCCTACGGCGGCCGCGGCGCGGTCGCGCAGTCCAACGCAATGGGCTGGCTGAGCCGCTTCTTCAACTCGCGCATCTCGCCGTACTGA
- the flgG gene encoding flagellar basal-body rod protein FlgG, producing MNQALWVAKTGLDAQQTRMSVVSNNLANTNTTGFKRDRANFEDLLYQQLRQPGGASSSQTQLPSGLQVGTGVRVVATAKDFEQGSQQQTDRALDVMVNGRGFFEVQMPDGTSAYTRDGSFQIDAQGQLVTNSGYPIQPGIQIPEGAQSVTIASDGTVSVQVAGTAAALQVGALTLTDFINPSGLQAQGQNLYVETAASGPATNGTPGLNGLGKIAQGALEGSNVNVVEELVSMIETQRAYEMNAKAISTTDSMLGYLNNNV from the coding sequence ATGAATCAGGCTTTGTGGGTCGCCAAGACCGGACTGGATGCGCAGCAGACGCGCATGTCGGTCGTCTCCAACAACCTGGCCAACACCAACACCACCGGTTTCAAGCGCGACCGCGCCAACTTCGAGGACCTGCTGTACCAACAGCTGCGGCAGCCCGGCGGCGCCAGCTCCTCGCAGACGCAGCTGCCCTCGGGCCTGCAGGTGGGTACCGGCGTGCGCGTGGTCGCCACCGCCAAGGATTTCGAGCAGGGCAGCCAGCAGCAGACCGATCGCGCCCTGGACGTGATGGTCAACGGCCGCGGCTTCTTCGAAGTGCAGATGCCGGACGGCACCTCGGCCTACACCCGCGACGGCAGCTTCCAGATCGATGCGCAGGGCCAACTGGTCACCAACAGCGGCTACCCGATCCAGCCGGGCATCCAGATTCCGGAAGGCGCGCAGTCGGTGACCATCGCTTCCGACGGCACGGTGAGCGTGCAGGTCGCCGGTACCGCCGCGGCGCTGCAGGTCGGCGCGCTGACCCTGACCGACTTCATCAATCCCTCCGGCCTGCAGGCCCAGGGCCAGAACCTGTATGTGGAAACCGCCGCCTCCGGGCCGGCGACGAACGGCACGCCCGGCCTCAACGGCCTCGGCAAGATCGCGCAGGGCGCGCTGGAAGGCAGCAACGTCAATGTGGTGGAAGAGCTGGTGAGCATGATCGAGACCCAGCGCGCCTACGAGATGAATGCCAAGGCCATCTCCACCACCGACTCGATGCTCGGCTATCTGAACAACAACGTCTGA
- a CDS encoding flagellar basal body rod protein FlgF — MDKALYVAMTGARASLQAQATVSHNLANVETSGFKAALANTEAYRIPGAGYPSRIDALHIDQGFNRDVGAQHQTGNPLDLSLDADRWLAVQSADGKEAYTRGGELALTPNGQLVTASGHAVLDDQGNPVAIPPHQSLEIGNDGTVSIVPLGEAPTAMSTIATLKVVQAPADQLTRRPDGLMRNVSDDPAKAFAPATGNSLRTGVLEGSNVDAAGALVQMIQLQRQFEMQVKVIKNGDENAQSANTLLRLNG; from the coding sequence ATGGACAAAGCCCTCTACGTCGCCATGACCGGCGCCCGCGCGTCGCTGCAGGCGCAGGCCACCGTGTCGCACAACCTGGCCAACGTCGAGACCTCCGGGTTCAAGGCGGCGCTGGCCAATACCGAGGCCTATCGGATTCCTGGCGCCGGTTATCCGTCGCGGATCGATGCGCTGCACATCGACCAGGGGTTCAACCGCGACGTCGGCGCGCAGCACCAGACCGGCAATCCGCTGGATCTGTCGCTGGATGCCGATCGCTGGCTGGCGGTGCAGTCCGCCGACGGCAAGGAGGCGTACACGCGCGGCGGCGAATTGGCGCTGACCCCGAACGGCCAGCTGGTCACCGCCAGCGGCCATGCGGTGCTCGACGACCAGGGCAATCCGGTGGCGATTCCGCCGCACCAGTCGCTGGAGATCGGCAACGACGGCACGGTGTCGATCGTGCCGCTGGGCGAAGCTCCCACCGCGATGAGCACCATCGCCACGCTGAAGGTGGTGCAGGCGCCGGCGGACCAGCTCACGCGCAGGCCCGACGGCCTGATGCGCAATGTCAGCGACGATCCGGCCAAGGCCTTTGCGCCGGCCACCGGCAATTCGCTGCGAACCGGGGTACTCGAGGGCAGCAACGTCGATGCCGCCGGTGCGCTGGTGCAGATGATCCAGTTGCAGCGCCAGTTCGAAATGCAGGTGAAGGTCATCAAGAACGGCGACGAGAACGCGCAGTCGGCCAACACCCTGCTGCGTCTGAACGGCTAA